A section of the Campylobacter porcelli genome encodes:
- a CDS encoding TonB-dependent receptor domain-containing protein, translated as MNRKYLLSVVAIAYLSNSVIADDSYRLDQVVVSASGFSQEIQEAPATMNVITKKELERKPYRDVAEAISDIPGVDLYASKGKSGAYNITMRGITGYTLVLVDGRRQGIGGEIGPNGFGEVMNAFLPPLSSIERIEVIKGPMSTLYGSEALGGVVNIITKKVSDEWGVSVGFNSILNQDTQWGNTYGYNIYADGPVIDNKLGAVFRYAQSYRAQSEVTHLNSRGQEVPATQAQSPTKANNYNVGARLNYLYDEANRFTFDIDYAKNHFDNRKSQIGTVGAIGGYEPTMDIDKLVTYLIHEGIYDGFSLNSGIQYNRVGNDSRLVVANNPYKGQNRDILAQDYIVDTKAVVPVGQSHILSVGAEYKLEKMQDKIASPSRFSQYTIAAFGEDEYSILNNLRLTLGARYNHHETFGNNLSPRAYLVYNLNDNLTFKGGVSTGFKAPYVNKLIAGEYNYSGQGRIPVYGNPNLTEETSINYELGAGYRDSVFNASITGFVTEFKDKISSVSYNSGANIPSIGVCNSSFTRCIQAINHGKVEYKGLEVSAGAMATDKLNLNLSYTFLDSKIKDSSSTTSIGKPENGSLKHNIVAKADYNINRTFTPWIKGEWQIDRYMGDTNINREYYKDIFLASIGIAMEINKNWNLNAAIYNLFDKDFTDSYETYSNRGALTYVNTYNRIEEGRRLYLSLNGRF; from the coding sequence ATGAATAGAAAATATCTACTTTCTGTTGTAGCTATAGCATATTTGTCTAATAGCGTTATAGCCGATGATAGCTATAGATTAGATCAGGTGGTAGTGAGTGCTTCAGGTTTTTCTCAAGAGATACAAGAAGCACCAGCGACAATGAATGTCATTACCAAAAAAGAGCTAGAAAGAAAGCCATATAGAGATGTGGCTGAGGCTATATCTGATATACCTGGAGTTGATCTTTATGCTTCAAAGGGTAAGAGTGGGGCGTATAATATAACTATGCGTGGTATTACTGGATATACCTTGGTTTTAGTAGATGGCAGACGCCAAGGGATTGGCGGAGAGATAGGACCTAATGGGTTTGGTGAGGTGATGAATGCGTTTTTACCACCACTTTCTAGTATTGAGAGAATTGAGGTTATTAAAGGACCTATGAGCACTTTATATGGTTCTGAAGCACTTGGTGGTGTGGTGAATATCATTACAAAGAAGGTTAGCGATGAGTGGGGCGTATCAGTAGGCTTTAACTCTATATTAAATCAAGATACCCAGTGGGGCAATACCTATGGATATAATATCTATGCTGATGGTCCAGTGATAGATAATAAATTGGGTGCTGTATTTAGATATGCTCAAAGCTATAGAGCCCAATCAGAGGTAACTCACCTAAATTCAAGAGGTCAAGAAGTTCCAGCCACGCAAGCTCAAAGTCCGACAAAGGCAAATAATTACAATGTTGGTGCGAGATTAAACTATTTGTATGATGAAGCTAATAGATTTACATTTGATATAGATTATGCTAAAAATCACTTTGATAATCGCAAAAGCCAAATAGGCACAGTAGGTGCGATTGGTGGGTATGAGCCGACTATGGATATAGATAAGCTTGTTACTTATCTAATTCATGAGGGGATTTATGATGGATTTAGCTTAAATTCAGGTATTCAATATAACCGCGTAGGTAATGATAGTAGATTAGTAGTGGCTAATAATCCATATAAGGGGCAAAATAGGGATATTTTGGCTCAAGATTATATAGTTGATACTAAGGCTGTGGTGCCAGTGGGTCAAAGCCATATTTTAAGCGTGGGGGCTGAGTATAAGCTAGAAAAAATGCAAGATAAGATAGCAAGTCCAAGTAGATTTAGTCAATATACCATAGCTGCGTTTGGGGAAGATGAGTATTCTATATTGAATAATTTGCGATTAACCTTAGGTGCTAGATATAATCATCATGAGACATTTGGTAATAATCTATCCCCAAGGGCGTATCTAGTTTATAATCTAAATGATAATTTAACCTTTAAAGGCGGGGTATCAACGGGATTTAAAGCACCATATGTCAATAAGCTAATAGCTGGTGAGTATAACTATAGCGGTCAAGGAAGGATACCAGTATATGGTAATCCAAATTTAACTGAAGAGACATCTATTAATTATGAATTAGGTGCAGGATATAGAGATAGTGTATTTAACGCTTCAATTACTGGATTTGTAACTGAATTTAAAGATAAAATATCATCAGTAAGCTATAATAGTGGAGCTAATATCCCTAGTATAGGGGTTTGTAATAGCTCATTTACTAGATGTATACAAGCTATAAATCATGGAAAGGTGGAGTATAAAGGTCTAGAAGTAAGTGCTGGAGCGATGGCTACTGATAAATTAAATTTAAATCTATCCTATACATTCTTAGATAGCAAGATAAAAGATAGTAGTAGCACAACATCAATTGGCAAACCAGAAAATGGCTCATTAAAGCATAATATCGTAGCTAAAGCTGATTATAATATTAATCGCACCTTTACTCCTTGGATAAAGGGTGAGTGGCAAATAGATAGATATATGGGTGATACAAATATAAATAGAGAGTATTACAAAGATATATTCTTAGCTTCTATTGGTATAGCTATGGAGATCAATAAAAATTGGAATTTAAACGCTGCTATATATAATCTATTTGATAAAGATTTTACAGACTCTTATGAGACATACTCTAATCGTGGCGCCTTAACCTATGTAAATACATATAATAGGATAGAAGAAGGTAGAAGGCTATATCTATCATTAAATGGTAGATTTTAA
- a CDS encoding fumarate reductase cytochrome b subunit, with amino-acid sequence MSKQIEGFLGISEDRKKSRIPAKLDLIQSGTGLFLGIFMWAHMIFVSTILFGEEVYNQVVHILELRFMYDSPNMSYVTSFLAACVLVIFFVHAALGMRKMPINFRQWQIYRSHAVRMKHEDTTLWWIQACTGFIMFFLGSAHLIIIITNSDQIALLSDGTLGSAERVYSHFMWLFYLVLLFAVELHGSIGLYRLCVKWGWFEGKDAKATRKKLKKAKWILSVFFIALGLLSLGAFLKIAMN; translated from the coding sequence ATGAGTAAGCAAATCGAAGGGTTTCTTGGTATAAGCGAGGATCGCAAGAAGAGTAGAATTCCTGCAAAACTCGATCTTATTCAGAGTGGAACTGGGTTATTCCTAGGAATATTTATGTGGGCACATATGATATTTGTATCTACCATTTTATTTGGCGAAGAGGTCTATAATCAAGTGGTGCATATCTTAGAGCTTAGATTTATGTATGATAGCCCTAATATGAGCTATGTTACTAGCTTTTTAGCAGCTTGTGTGCTTGTTATATTTTTCGTCCATGCTGCACTTGGTATGAGAAAAATGCCAATCAACTTCCGTCAGTGGCAAATTTATCGCTCTCATGCTGTTCGTATGAAGCACGAAGATACAACGCTTTGGTGGATTCAGGCTTGTACTGGGTTTATTATGTTTTTCCTTGGTTCAGCGCACCTAATCATCATAATCACAAATTCAGATCAAATCGCATTGCTATCAGATGGCACACTTGGTTCAGCTGAGCGTGTTTATAGCCATTTTATGTGGTTATTTTATTTAGTATTGCTTTTTGCTGTTGAACTTCATGGTAGCATCGGTCTATACAGACTATGCGTAAAATGGGGTTGGTTTGAAGGTAAAGATGCTAAAGCAACTCGTAAAAAGCTTAAAAAAGCTAAATGGATTTTAAGCGTATTCTTTATCGCTCTTGGACTATTAAGCCTTGGGGCATTTCTTAAAATCGCTATGAACTAG
- a CDS encoding fumarate reductase flavoprotein subunit: MKVKYYDALVIGGGLAGLRAAVAAADKGLSTVVLSLCPVKRSHSAAAQGGMQASLGNSKMSEGDNEDIHFADTVKGSDWGCDQEVARMFVQTAPKAIRELASWGVPWTRITKGKRSAIINAQKTTIDEKEEVHGLIHSRDFGGTKKWRTCFTADATGHTMLFGVANEALKRDVEIHDRKEAIALIHENNRCYGAIVRDLVTGEISAYVSKGTLIATGGYGRIYKHTTNAVICEGTGAAIALETGIARLGNMEAVQFHPTPIVPSGILLTEGCRGDGGILRDVDGYRFMPDYEPEKKELASRDVVSRRIMEHIRNGKGVKSPYGEHVWLDISILGREHIEKNLRDVQEICKIFNGIDPADEGPKGWAPILPMQHYSMGGIRVKPTGESQTLKGLFSCGEAACWDMHGFNRLGGNSVAETVVSGMIIGDYFAEYCSNNEIDIQTKTVESFINKSKDYLNELINKDGKYNVFEIKNKMKDIMWEHVAIFRTGDGLAKAVKELEELYKESTNVKLENKELFGNPELEEAYRVPKMLKLALCVAYGALQRTESRGAHYREDYPKRDDLNWCKRTLAFWKEGDTLPTLEYEELDIMKMEMPPAFRGYGAKGNIIENPLSAKRQEEVDAIRAKLEAEGKNRHEIQDALMHYELQPKYKALNERAGIGYE, from the coding sequence ATGAAGGTAAAATATTATGACGCATTAGTAATAGGCGGTGGTCTAGCTGGTCTAAGAGCTGCTGTAGCTGCTGCTGATAAGGGTCTTAGCACTGTAGTTTTAAGTCTTTGTCCTGTAAAAAGAAGCCACTCTGCTGCTGCTCAAGGCGGTATGCAAGCAAGTCTTGGTAACTCAAAAATGAGTGAAGGCGATAATGAGGATATTCACTTTGCAGATACTGTAAAAGGTAGCGACTGGGGTTGTGATCAAGAAGTTGCTAGAATGTTTGTCCAAACAGCACCAAAAGCTATTCGTGAGTTAGCTAGTTGGGGTGTGCCTTGGACTAGGATTACAAAAGGCAAAAGAAGCGCTATCATCAACGCTCAAAAAACTACAATTGATGAAAAAGAAGAGGTTCATGGTCTAATTCATAGCCGTGACTTTGGTGGAACTAAAAAATGGAGAACTTGCTTTACAGCCGATGCTACAGGCCACACAATGCTATTTGGCGTTGCAAATGAAGCCCTAAAAAGAGATGTTGAAATTCACGATAGAAAAGAGGCTATAGCTCTTATCCATGAGAATAACCGCTGTTATGGTGCGATCGTCCGTGATTTAGTAACTGGCGAAATTTCAGCCTATGTATCAAAAGGCACACTAATCGCAACAGGTGGCTATGGTAGAATTTACAAACACACTACAAATGCTGTAATCTGTGAAGGAACTGGTGCTGCGATCGCTCTTGAGACTGGTATTGCTAGACTTGGCAATATGGAAGCAGTCCAATTCCACCCAACTCCAATCGTCCCAAGCGGAATTTTGCTAACTGAAGGTTGTCGTGGAGATGGCGGAATACTTCGTGATGTTGATGGATACCGCTTTATGCCTGATTATGAACCAGAGAAAAAAGAGCTAGCTAGCCGTGATGTCGTTAGTCGCCGTATAATGGAGCATATCAGAAATGGTAAAGGTGTAAAAAGCCCTTATGGTGAGCATGTTTGGCTAGATATTAGCATTCTTGGTAGAGAGCATATAGAGAAAAACTTGCGTGATGTCCAAGAAATTTGTAAAATTTTCAATGGCATAGATCCAGCTGATGAGGGTCCAAAAGGCTGGGCTCCGATACTTCCTATGCAACACTACTCAATGGGCGGAATTCGTGTAAAACCAACTGGCGAGAGCCAAACTCTAAAAGGTCTATTTAGCTGTGGTGAAGCAGCGTGCTGGGATATGCACGGATTTAACCGCCTTGGTGGAAATAGCGTCGCTGAAACCGTGGTAAGCGGTATGATTATCGGGGATTATTTTGCTGAGTATTGTAGCAATAATGAGATAGATATTCAAACAAAAACCGTTGAGAGCTTTATCAATAAAAGCAAAGATTATCTAAACGAACTTATAAATAAAGATGGAAAATACAATGTATTTGAGATCAAAAATAAGATGAAAGATATAATGTGGGAGCATGTCGCTATCTTTAGAACTGGCGATGGCTTAGCTAAAGCTGTAAAAGAGCTAGAAGAGCTATATAAAGAGAGCACAAATGTCAAACTAGAGAATAAAGAGCTATTTGGCAACCCTGAGCTAGAAGAGGCTTATCGTGTGCCTAAAATGCTTAAACTAGCTCTATGTGTAGCTTATGGCGCACTTCAAAGAACAGAGAGCCGTGGCGCACACTATAGAGAGGATTATCCAAAAAGAGATGACCTTAACTGGTGTAAAAGAACTTTAGCATTTTGGAAAGAAGGAGATACTCTACCAACTTTAGAGTATGAAGAGCTTGATATTATGAAAATGGAGATGCCACCAGCATTTCGTGGATATGGCGCTAAAGGCAATATCATAGAAAATCCACTATCAGCTAAACGCCAAGAAGAGGTTGATGCCATTAGAGCAAAACTAGAAGCTGAAGGCAAAAATAGACATGAAATTCAAGATGCATTAATGCACTATGAACTTCAACCAAAATATAAAGCATTAAACGAAAGAGCAGGAATTGGCTATGAGTAG
- a CDS encoding fumarate reductase iron-sulfur subunit produces MSRKIKIRAFKYNPLSKVSKPHFAEYELEETDGMTLFIALNQIRERFDPGLSFDFVCRAGICGSCGMIVNGRPQLACRTLTKDYPSGVIELMPMPAFKLLKDLSVDTGNWMNNMSKRVESWIHSNHTTDISKIEEKVDPDAAQETFELDRCIECGICVASCGTALMRPDFIGAVGLNRVARFKVDPLDNRSDEDFYELVGDDNGVFGCMSLLGCEDNCPKHLPLQSKIAYMRRKLATIK; encoded by the coding sequence ATGAGTAGAAAGATAAAAATTAGAGCATTTAAATATAATCCACTAAGCAAGGTTAGCAAACCGCACTTTGCTGAATATGAGCTAGAAGAAACTGATGGAATGACGCTTTTCATCGCATTAAATCAAATTCGCGAAAGATTTGATCCGGGTCTTAGCTTTGACTTTGTATGTCGTGCGGGGATCTGCGGAAGCTGCGGTATGATCGTAAATGGTCGCCCGCAACTAGCTTGTAGAACTCTTACAAAAGACTATCCAAGTGGCGTTATAGAGCTTATGCCTATGCCAGCTTTTAAACTGCTTAAAGATTTAAGCGTTGATACTGGTAATTGGATGAATAATATGAGCAAAAGAGTTGAGAGCTGGATACACTCAAATCACACTACAGATATTAGTAAGATTGAAGAGAAGGTAGATCCAGATGCGGCTCAAGAGACTTTTGAACTTGATCGTTGTATCGAGTGCGGTATATGTGTAGCAAGTTGCGGAACGGCTCTTATGAGACCTGATTTTATCGGTGCTGTAGGTCTAAACCGCGTAGCTAGGTTTAAGGTTGATCCACTAGATAATAGAAGCGATGAAGATTTCTATGAGCTTGTAGGCGATGATAATGGCGTCTTTGGTTGTATGAGCTTACTAGGTTGTGAGGATAACTGCCCTAAACATTTACCACTTCAAAGCAAAATCGCATATATGAGACGCAAATTAGCTACTATAAAATAA